A genomic window from Prunus persica cultivar Lovell chromosome G2, Prunus_persica_NCBIv2, whole genome shotgun sequence includes:
- the LOC18787621 gene encoding 21 kDa protein, giving the protein MESSSSSTHFATCFLTALSISFCIISSTSAARDLAPKTNTEFIKTSCSATTYPKLCLTSLSSHASTIQTSPKLMAGAALNVTLSSAKSTSAVMLKLSQSHGLKPKEVGAMRDCLEELSDSVDELQSSIAEMGNFKSYDFQLMISDVQTWVSAALTDENTCSEGFGGNGMNGNLKTAVRGRIVNIAQLTSNALALINRYASVHG; this is encoded by the coding sequence ATGgagtcttcttcatcttctacaCATTTTGCCACATGTTTTCTCACAGCACTTTCCATTAGTTTCTGCATAATCTCCTCAACCTCAGCAGCCAGAGACCTTGCACCAAAAACCAACACTGAATTCATCAAAACATCTTGCAGTGCAACAACCTACCCTAAACTCTGCCTCACCTCTCTCTCAAGCCATGCAAGCACAATCCAAACAAGTCCTAAGCTCATGGCTGGTGCAGCCCTTAATGTGACACTTTCCTCTGCCAAATCCACCTCTGCCGTGATGCTAAAACTCTCCCAAAGCCATGGCTTGAAGCCTAAAGAAGTTGGTGCCATGAGAGACTGCCTCGAAGAGTTAAGTGACTCGGTGGACGAGCTCCAGAGTTCTATAGCTGAGATGGGTAACTTCAAAAGCTATGATTTTCAGCTCATGATAAGTGATGTCCAAACTTGGGTTAGTGCTGCTTTGACAGATGAGAACACATGTTCTGAGGGGTTTGGTGGAAATGGGATGAATGGGAATTTGAAGACTGCTGTGAGAGGCCGGATTGTGAATATAGCACAATTGACTAGCAATGCCTTGGCTTTGATCAACCGATACGCCTCTGTTCATGGTTAA
- the LOC18785008 gene encoding probable serine/threonine protein kinase IRE, whose protein sequence is MSSSPPPSSKPPLISDPDGKLDSATTSSVSSPTQPSPSRAKLLKIPPIPIRRSPRHTIHEDEEFEEFEEEDDDDDDDDNDEEYEDQVRTERKTDDAPIVLASSLGLNHIRTRSAPSPLRFSSSVCAASNFGDESNKVKYTVKPKPKFTPIQPVKPVHWNQSKSLRNPSLLNPVSEGNHAAFSKEMQSPRFQAILRVTSGRKKRTHDIKSFSHELNSKGVRPFPVWKSRAFGHMEEIMVAVRARFERLKEDVDFDLGAFAGDLVGILEKSSESHPEWKENFEDLLVVARRCAKMSPGEFWVKCEAIVQKLDDRRQELPMGALKQAHTRLLFILTRCTRLVQFQKESGYEEEHILSLHQLSDLGVYPEQILEGAQQSFSGQLGGKDANEKHMNKSHEQEKVSAADDVEVDTAKSVESTGSYRMSSWKKLPSAAEKNQKGHDAADTPPNDKSDRLHAKDDTKTCGEYSSDNVDTPSCRPEPPEVSASAQRISWGLWMDQQNVSYENLMICRICEVEIPTVHVEEHSRICTIADRCDLKGLTVNDRLERVAEALERIMESWTLKGTETRGSFDVSGVYTTRMHEDLDDLSPPKRNDLSPRFSEGILDCVPDADNSFVMEDLNVLPDMPCDMRSSLTPEQGTRTSSAGSSTPRSPLLTPRTSQIEMLLSGWRAIPELESYQQIHKLLDIARSIANVSNCEYSALEYMLERLEDLKYAIQDRKVDALVVETFGRRIEKLLQEKYVHLCGQIEDEKVDPSNGMADEESSVEDEAVRSLRASPINPCSKDRTSIEDFEIIKPISRGAFGRVFLARKRATGDLFAIKVLKKADMIRKNAVESILAERNILILLRNPFVVRFFYSFTCRENLYLVMEYLNGGDLYSLLRNLGCLDEDMAKVYIAEVVLALEYLHSLNVVHRDLKPDNLLIGQDGHIKLTDFGLSKVGLISSTDDLSGPSVSDTGFLRDDEPKTQPSSERTQRQKHSVVGTPDYLAPEILLGMGHSATADWWSVGVILFELLVGLPPFNAEHPQQIFNNIINRDIPWPKVPEEMSYEAYDLIDKLMTENPVQRLGATGSREVKQHIFFKDINWDTLARQKAMFIPSTDVHDTSYFMSRYIWNPEDEHVNGASDFDEMTETCSSGSCSNIQDEDGDEFGSLAEFSAPTLDVQYSFSNFSFKNLSQLASINYDLLVKSAKESPDASKSSVP, encoded by the exons ATGTCGAGCTCTCCTCCGCCTTCTTCAAAGCCACCCCTGATTTCCGACCCCGACGGCAAATTAGACTCCGCAACGACGTCGTCCGTGTCCTCTCCAACTCAACCCTCTCCCTCCAGAGCTAAGCTCCTCAAAATCCCCCCCATCCCGATTCGACGAAGCCCCAGACACACGATCCACGAAGACGAAGAATTTGAAGAAttcgaagaagaagatgacgacgaCGATGACGACGACAACGACGAAGAGTATGAGGACCAGGTTCGTACGGAACGTAAAACAGATGATGCGCCTATCGTGTTGGCATCGTCGCTCGGCCTCAATCACATTCGGACTCGATCGGCTCCGTCCCCGCTTCGATTCTCTTCGTCGGTCTGCGCGGCTTCGAATTTCGGTGACGAATCGAATAAGGTCAAGTACACGGTCAagccaaaacccaaatttacGCCCATACAACCAG TGAAACCTGTGCACTGGAATCAATCAAAATCGCTCAGAAATCCTTCACTGCTCAATCCAGTCTCGGAG GGTAACCATGCAGCCTTTTCAAAGGAAATGCAGTCGCCGCGTTTTCAGGCAATACTGCGTGTTACGAGTGGGCGAAAGAAGAGGACACATGACATTAAAAGTTTCTCTCATGAGCTCAACTCTAAAGGAGTTCGACCATTTCCCGTGTGGAAGTCTCGCGCATTTGGCCATATGGAg GAGATTATGGTGGCGGTCAGGGCAAGATTTGAGAGGTTAAAAGAAGATGTTGACTTTGATTTAGGTGCATTTGCtggtgatttggtgggaatacTTGAAAAGTCTTCGGAGTCTCACCCTGAATGGAAAGAGAATTTTGAGGATCTGTTGGTTGTTGCCCGGCGGTGTGCAAAGATGTCGCCTGGTGAATTTTGGGTGAAGTGCGAAGCCATTGTTCAGAAATTGGATGACCGGCGTCAAGAGCTACCAATGGGGGCCCTCAAACAAGCCCACACCCgtcttctttttattctcaCTCGGTGCACACGGCTTGTGCAGTTCCAAAAAGAGAGTGGTTATGAGGAAGAGCACATTCTCAGTCTTCACCAGCTCAGTGATCTTGGTGTTTACCCTGAACAAATTTTGGAGGGTGCACAGCAGAGCTTTAGTGGCCAACTGGGTGGTAAGGATGCAAATGAGAAGCACATGAATAAGTCCCATGAGCAGGAAAAAGTTAGTGCTGCTGATGATGTGGAGGTTGACACTGCCAAAAGCGTTGAATCTACAGGCAGCTATAGGATGTCATCTTGGAAAAAACTTCCATCTGCTGCTGAGAAGAATCAGAAAGGCCATGATGCTGCTGATACACCGCCAAACGACAAATCAGACCGTTTGCATGCCAAAGATGACACAAAAACTTGTGGGGAGTATAGTAGCGACAATGTGGATACTCCATCATGCCGACCTGAACCCCCAGAGGTGTCTGCAAGTGCACAAAGAATCTCTTGGGGATTATGGATGGATCAGCAGAATGTTTCATACGAGAATTTGATGATCTGTCGCATATGTGAGGTGGAAATACCAACTGTACATGTAGAGGAGCACTCCCGAATATGTACGATTGCTGATAGGTGTGACTTGAAGGGTTTAACTGTGAATGATCGACTTGAAAGAGTTGCTGAAGCTCTTGAAAGGATAATGGAATCTTGGACACTAAAAGGCACTGAAACTCGAGGAAGTTTTGATGTTTCAGGAGTATATACAACAAGGATGCATGAAGATTTAGATGATTTGTCACCACCAAAACGAAATGACTTGTCTCCTCGTTTCTCTGAAGGCATTCTTGATTGCGTTCCTGATGCTGACAATTCTTTTGTCATGGAAGATCTGAATGTTTTGCCTGACATGCCATGTGACATGCGTTCTTCTTTGACACCTGAACAAGGCACCAGAACCTCGTCGGCAGGAAGCTCGACACCAAGATCACCACTATTAACACCAAGAACCAGTCAGATTGAAATGCTGTTGAGTGGATGGAGAGCAATACCAGAACTTGAGAGTTATCAGCAG ATTCATAAGCTACTGGATATCGCCCGTTCCATCGCAAATGTTAGCAATTGTGAATACAGTGCATTGGAGTACATGCTTGAACGACTGGAAGACCTAAAATACGCCATCCAGGATAGGAAGGTCGATGCCCTTGTTGTGGAGACTTTTGGAAGGCGTATAGAAAAATTATTGCA GGAAAAATATGTACATCTTTGTGGGCAGATAGAAGATGAGAAAGTGGATCCATCAAATGGTATGGCTGACGAAGAAAGTTCAGTTGAAGATGAAGCAGTTCGTAGTCTGCGTGCCAGCCCCATCAATCCGTGTTCAAAGGATCGAACATCTATTGAAgattttgaaataataaaaccaataAGCAGGGGTGCATTTGGGCGAGTTTTTCTTGCCAGAAAAAGAGCGACTGGTGACTTATTTGCTATAAAG GTATTAAAGAAGGCTGATATGATTCGTAAAAATGCTGTTGAAAGTATTTTGGCGGAGCGTAACATCCTTATATTGCTTCGCAATCCTTTTGTG GTCCGATTTTTCTATTCGTTCACATGCAGGGAAAACCTGTATCTGGTCATGGAATACTTAAATGGTGGAGATCTGTACTCTTTACTACGAAATCTAGGCTGCTTAGATGAAGATATGGCCAAAGTATATATTGCAGAAGTT gtTCTTGCTTTGGAGTATTTGCATTCATTAAATGTTGTCCATAGAGACTTGAAGCCAGACAACCTGTTGATTGGTCAAGATGGTCACATCAAG TTGACAGATTTTGGGCTCTCCAAGGTTGGTCTAATCAGCAGCACTGATGACTTATCAGGTCCATCAGTTAGTGATACTGGTTTTCTTCGAGATGATGAACCAAAAACTCAGCCTTCATCAGAAAGGACACAGCGCCAGAAACATTCAGTTGTTGGCACCCCTGATTATTTGGCACCTGAAATACTTCTTGGCATGGGGCATAGTGCAACTGCTGATTGGTGGTCTGTGGGCGTTATTCTTTTTGAGCTGCTTGTTGGTCTTCCACCGTTCAATGCAGAGCATCCACAG CAAATTTTCAACAATATAATAAACAGAGATATTCCCTGGCCTAAGGTACCTGAGGAGATGAGCTATGAAGCATACGATTTGATTGACAA ATTGATGACCGAAAACCCAGTTCAAAGACTTGGAGCAACAGGTTCCAGGGAG GTGAAGCAACATATTTTCTTCAAGGATATTAACTGGGATACACTTGCGAGGCAGAAG GCAATGTTCATACCATCAACAGATGTACATGATACAAGTTATTTCATGAGCCGGTACATATGGAATCCAGAAGATGAGCATGTTAATGGCGCCAGCGATTTTGATGAAATGACTGAAACATGCAGCAGCGGTTCATGTAGCAACATACAAGACGAAGAT GGGGATGAATTTGGCAGTTTGGCGGAATTTAGTGCTCCAACCCTTGATGTGCAGTACTCATTTagtaatttttcatttaag AACTTGTCGCAGCTAGCTTCTATCAATTATGATCTTCTAGTGAAGAGCGCCAAGGAGTCCCCAGATGCCTCAAAGTCATCCGTTCCATGA
- the LOC18785868 gene encoding protein ODORANT1: MGRQPCCDKLGVKKGPWTAEEDKKLVNFLLAHGQCCWRAVPKLAGLRRCGKSCRLRWTNYLRPDLKRGLLNEAEEQLVIDLHSRLGNRWSKIAAGLPGRTDNEIKNHWNTHIKKKLIKMGIDPITHEPLCKQATPPEMPCKPNNPPADLDMNQQNVNIPEHGISSAAESSSSNESQPLEPNLKSEDDPLMSYILSDTFLEDLTWDFSASSEDSSAADNPAEDNSLAWFLDCKDFGVEDFELGCIN; the protein is encoded by the exons ATGGGAAGGCAACCTTGTTGTGACAAGCTTGGTGTGAAGAAAGGGCCATGGACTGCTGAGGAGGACAAGAAATTGGTGAATTTTCTCCTCGCACATGGCCAATGCTGTTGGCGTGCAGTCCCCAAGCTCGCCGGCCTCAGGCGCTGCGGCAAGAGCTGCCGCCTCCGGTGGACTAACTACCTCCGGCCTGACTTGAAAAGAGGCCTCCTTAATGAAGCTGAGGAGCAACTTGTCATTGACCTCCATTCCCGTCTTGGCAATAG GTGGTCTAAAATTGCAGCAGGATTGCCTGGAAGAACTGACAATGAGATCAAGAACCACTGGAACACACACATCAAGAAGAAGCTTATCAAGATGGGCATTGATCCAATCACCCATGAACCTCTATGCAAGCAAGCCACTCCACCAGAAATGCCTTGTAAACCAAACAATCCACCTGCAGATTTAGACATGAATCAGCAGAACGTGAATATCCCAGAACATGGAATCTCTTCTGCAGCTGAAAGTTCCTCAAGCAATGAATCCCAGCCATTGGAGCCTAACCTAAAGAGTGAAGATGACCCGTTGATGAGCTACATATTATCCGATACATTCCTGGAAGATTTGACATGGGATTTTTCAGCCTCATCAGAAGATAGCTCAGCAGCTGATAATCCGGCGGAGGATAATAGCTTAGCATGGTTCTTGGACTGCAAGGATTTTGGAGTTGAAGATTTCGAGCTCGGGTGTATCAATTAG
- the LOC18787355 gene encoding LRR receptor-like serine/threonine-protein kinase EFR — translation MLDLQSQNLAGSISPHIGNLSFLRELYLQNNSFTHEIPSEIGHLHRLKILRLDQNLLSGPVPAKISNCINLIFIHFGDNRLVGKIPSEICTLSKLQKLVLQSNNFTGEIPPSLGNLSSLEILGATYNNLLGSIPTSLGQLKKLTRFAMDSNNLSGTIPPSFYNLSALVIFSLAINQFQGSIPSDLAKTLPNLQTFEFHTNQFTGSIPSSISNATSLVAFEVSNNKLTGQVPNLERLHNLVNFNIQFNHLGSGQHGDLRFVSDLCNATRLNNFGGTLPASIANLSTTLEVLVVQRNKLHGSIPAGIGNLVNLEFLALGENSFTGSIPTDFGKLSMVEEIDLQVNQLSGTIPSSFGNLTKLSALGMQGNNLQGSIGVLGGCLGLQQMYASQNNFSGPIPQQLLGLPSLSIYLDLSKNHFTGSLPMEVGKLNNLGALDVSDNLLSGELPNSLGSCIHLEVLHLQGSGDVYSFGILLLEMFTGRRPTDHMFSDGLNLHNFVKTAFPDRVTEIADLLLQEGSIESPEQDSIKAQRVTWNCMFC, via the coding sequence ATGCTAGACCTACAGTCCCAAAACTTGGCAGGATCCATATCCCCACATATAGGAAATCTGAGCTTCCTAAGGGAACTATACCTCCAAAACAACAGCTTTACTCATGAAATCCCTTCAGAAATTGGGCATTTGCATAGGTTAAAGATTTTACGTCTAGACCAAAACTTACTTAGTGGCCCTGTTCCTGCCAAAATATCCAATTGCATCAACCTCATCTTTATCCATTTTGGTGATAACAGGTTGGTGGGTAAGATTCCTTCAGAAATCTGCACCTTGTCAAAGcttcaaaaacttgttttaCAATCCAATAATTTCACAGGAGAAATCCCTCCTTCCTTGGGTAACCTTTCGTCTCTCGAGATACTTGGTGCTACTTATAATAACTTGTTGGGAAGCATCCCTACCTCTCTAGGCCAgttgaaaaaattaacaagGTTTGCAATGGATTCAAATAACTTGTCAGGTACTATCCCTCCTTCCTTCTATAACCTCTCTGCTCTCGTTATTTTTTCCCTAGCAATAAATCAATTTCAAGGGAGTATTCCTTCGGACTTGGCTAAAACTCTTCCTAATCTTCAAACATTTGAATTTCACACGAACCAGTTTACGGGATCAATTCCTTCATCAATATCCAATGCCACAAGTCTAGTGGCATTTGAAGTTTCAAATAACAAACTGACTGGACAGGTTCCAAATTTGGAAAGGCTTCATAACCTTGTGAATTTTAACATCCAATTTAATCATCTTGGAAGCGGTCAACATGGTGACTTGAGATTTGTCTCAGATTTGTGCAATGCCACAAGGTTAAACAATTTTGGCGGGACATTACCCGCTTCAATAGCCAACCTCTCAACCACGCTTGAAGTTCTTGTGGTTCAAAGAAACAAGCTACATGGAAGCATACCAGCTGGGATAGGGAATCTGGTCAACTTGGAATTCTTGGCTCTTGGGGAAAATTCCTTCACAGGTAGCATCCCCACAGACTTTGGGAAGCTTTCAATGGTTGAGGAAATAGATCTTCAAGTCAACCAGTTATCAGGAACCATTCCATCTTCTTTTGGAAACTTAACCAAGTTATCCGCACTGGGAATGCAAGGGAATAATCTTCAGGGAAGCATCGGGGTGCTAGGGGGTTGCCTTGGACTGCAACAAATGTATGCTTCTCAAAATAACTTTAGTGGCCCAATACCTCAACAACTTCTTGGCCTCCCTTCCTTATCAATCTATTTGGACTTGTCTAAAAACCACTTTACTGGTTCCCTTCCCATGGAGGTTGGGAAGTTGAACAATCTAGGTGCATTGGATGTTTCTGATAACTTGTTATCAGGAGAACTTCCCAATAGCCTTGGTAGTTGTATACATCTAGAAGTCCTACACTTGCAGGGTAGTGGAGATGTCTACAGCTTTGGCATTCTCTTGTTAGAGATGTTTACGGGAAGGAGACCCACTGACCACATGTTTAGTGATGGCTTGAACCTTCATAATTTTGTGAAGACGGCTTTTCCCGATCGAGTCACAGAGATTGCAGATTTACTTCTTCAAGAAGGCAGCATCGAATCTCCCGAACAAGACAGCATTAAGGCTCAAAGAGTAACTTGGAATTGCATGTTCTGTTGA
- the LOC18787016 gene encoding pentatricopeptide repeat-containing protein At4g25270, chloroplastic, translating to MTIIWFGPTILSQMVTTLQPLSFHTAKLSICSSKSKKNKKQKQVSQNQSNNSLSFPKTIPTPLIICHKPHSQTKLQALDAVVNDLEAAIGKGINVDTETFASLLETCYQFQAMDYGLRVHRLIPRSVLRRNVGISSKLLRLYASHGYIEEAHQVFDEMPKRDVSAFAWNSLISGYAELGLYEDAMALYFQMEEEGVEPDRFTFPRVLKACGGIGFIQIGEAVHRHIVRLGLLNDRFVLNALVDMYAKCGDIVKARKVFDKITSRDHVSWNTMLTSYMRHGLLSQALDIFHEMLHEGHQADSVAISTILGAAESSLEIVIQIHGWVIRQGVEWNLSIANALIAAYSNHRKLNRARWLFCHMSERDVITWNTMISAHSKSPEALLFFEQMESSGALPDSITFVSILSTCAHLGLVKDGERLYSVMKNRYRISPIMEHYACMVNLYGRAGRIREAYGIIVDGMEFEAGPTVWGALLYACYLHGNVDIGEVAAERLFELEPDNEYNFELLIKIYGNVGRLEDVERVRLMMVERGLD from the coding sequence ATGACCATCATCTGGTTTGGTCCAACAATCCTTTCACAAATGGTGACCACTTTACAACCGCTAAGTTTCCACACCGCAAAACTGAGCATCTGCTCTTCCAAGagcaagaaaaacaagaagcaaAAACAAGTTAGCCAAAATCAAAGCAACAACTCCCTCTCTTTCCCGAAAACAATCCCAACCCCCCTCATTATCTGCCATAAACCCCATTCCCAGACCAAGCTCCAAGCCCTCGACGCCGTCGTCAATGACCTTGAAGCAGCCATTGGTAAAGGCATAAACGTCGATACCGAAACTTTTGCTTCCCTGTTAGAAACATGCTATCAATTTCAAGCCATGGACTACGGTCTCCGAGTTCACCGTCTTATCCCAAGAAGCGTTTTACGTAGAAATGTAGGCATCTCGTCCAAGCTTCTTCGGCTCTATGCTTCGCATGGCTATATCGAGGAGGCTCACcaggtgtttgatgaaatgcctAAGAGGGACGTGTCTGCTTTCGCCTGGAATTCACTTATCTCGGGGTATGCAGAACTGGGTTTGTATGAGGATGCTATGGCGCTATACTTCCAAATGGAGGAAGAGGGAGTTGAACCAGACCGGTTCACGTTCCCTCGTGTTTTGAAAGCTTGTGGGGGAATAGGGTTCATTCAAATAGGTGAGGCTGTGCATCGCCATATAGTGCGATTGGGTTTATTGAATGATAGGTTTGTGCTGAATGCATTGGTGGACATGTATGCCAAATGTGGTGACATTGTGAAGGCTCGGAAAGTGTTTGATAAGATTACTAGTCGAGACCACGTCTCTTGGAACACCATGCTCACGAGTTATATGCGTCATGGGCTTCTGTCGCAGGCTTTGGACATCTTTCATGAAATGCTTCATGAAGGGCACCAGGCAGACTCTGTTGCCATATCCACTATCCTCGGAGCTGCAGAGTCATCATTGGAGATTGTAATTCAAATCCATGGATGGGTAATTCGGCAAGGAGTTGAGTGGAACTTGTCTATTGCCAATGCCTTGATTGCAGCGTATTCGAATCATCGCAAGTTGAATCGAGCAAGGTGGTTGTTTTGTCATATGTCTGAGAGGGATGTCATAACATGGAATACTATGATTTCAGCTCATTCTAAAAGCCCGGAAGCCTTGCTGTTTTTTGAGCAGATGGAGAGTTCTGGTGCCTTGCCAGACAGTATCACATTCGTGTCAATATTATCGACTTGTGCCCATTTAGGTTTGGTGAAGGATGGTGAGAGGTTATATTCTGTCATGAAAAATAGATATAGAATTAGCCCAATTATGGAGCATTATGCTTGTATGGTGAATCTTTACGGAAGGGCAGGTCGAATCAGAGAAGCTTATGGTATCATAGTGGATGGAATGGAGTTCGAGGCTGGTCCAACTGTGTGGGGTGCATTACTGTATGCTTGCTACCTTCATGGCAATGTAGATATTGGAGAGGTTGCAGCTGAAAGGCTTTTTGAGCTGGAGCCTGATAATGAATACAATTTTGAGCTTTTAATTAAGATTTATGGCAATGTGGGTAGATTGGAAGATGTGGAGAGAGTGAGATTGATGATGGTGGAGAGAGGATTGGACTAA
- the LOC18785014 gene encoding 21 kDa protein, with protein sequence MGAQNFTTPTSNSHNALTFLLPILLLIFMPNMHTTLATSSSSQTYKTYVKTACNTTTYPLICYKSLSSYASKVKSDPQKLCTYALSVTLKAAKNASSVVSKLYKNTGLTPSEKGVVKDCIENIKDSIDELKQSVSSMSNLGVSGSDVQLQLDDIKTWVSAVITDDATCTDGFDGVKVSAAVKTAIRNSIVNAARLASNALSLIDSLIY encoded by the coding sequence atgggaGCTCAAAATTTCACAACCCCAACCTCAAATTCACACAATGCTCTCACATTTCTCCTCCCAATTCTCCTATTGATCTTCATGCCAAACATGCACACAACATTggcaacttcttcttcttctcagaCCTACAAAACCTACGTCAAAACTGCCTGCAACACAACCACATACCCACTCATTTGCTACAAATCTCTCTCCTCATACGCCTCCAAAGTCAAATCCGATCCTCAAAAGCTTTGTACCTATGCCCTCTCCGTTACCCTAAAAGCAGCAAAAAACGCCTCTTCCGTAGTTTCAAAGCTTTATAAAAATACAGGATTAACCCCATCCGAGAAAGGGGTGGTCAAGGATTGTATAGAGAATATTAAGGACTCCATTGACGAGCTCAAACAGTCGGTGAGTTCCATGAGCAATTTGGGGGTTTCGGGTTCCGACGTGCAATTACAATTGGATGATATAAAGACTTGGGTGAGCGCCGTCATCACGGATGACGCTACTTGCACGGATGGATTTGATGGTGTGAAGGTAAGCGCCGCGGTTAAGACCGCCATCAGGAACAGCATTGTGAATGCTGCTAGGTTGGCTAGCAATGCTCTTTCTCTCATAGACAGCCTCATTTACTAG
- the LOC18787721 gene encoding uncharacterized protein LOC18787721, whose protein sequence is MATTNSTSVSLKLLIDTKSHKVLFAEASKEVVDFLFSFLSLHVATVTRLLSTDGMVGCLGNLYQSAESLSVNSYLPLNLKDTLLKPKTTISAANILQLPLPTNNDSNLSKLFYICVRCSNRISESYEIPCPQCRSCNISTPVSYVSPSAPTGATSSNIKAGYVKGGVIYMIMDNLEVKPMTTESSVAVLQKFNVKGIDALQVKEVDLGMKEVYCPIHFSNSLSVAC, encoded by the coding sequence ATGGCTACCACCAACAGCACTAGCGTGAGTTTGAAGCTTCTGATTGACACAAAAAGCCACAAAGTTCTGTTTGCTGAAGCAAGCAAGGAAGTTGTTGATTTCCTTTTCAGTTTTCTGTCTTTGCATGTTGCAACTGTTACTAGGCTCCTCTCAACTGATGGTATGGTTGGTTGCTTAGGCAACCTTTACCAGAGTGCCGAAAGTCTTAGTGTCAATTCATACTTGCCACTCAATCTTAAGGACACCCTGCTCAAACCCAAAACAACAATTTCTGCGGCCAACATCCTTCAATTGCCATTGCCGACCAACAATGATTCGAATCTTTCTAAATTGTTCTACATTTGTGTGAGGTGCAGTAACCGTATTTCTGAGAGCTATGAAATTCCTTGTCCACAGTGCAGATCATGTAACATTTCCACCCCGGTGTCTTATGTTTCGCCATCTGCTCCTACTGGAGCAACCTCCAGCAATATTAAGGCAGGCTATGTCAAGGGTGGTGTCATTTACATGATAATGGATAATTTGGAAGTGAAGCCAATGACCACCGAATCAAGTGTTGCAGTGCTTCAAAAGTTCAATGTGAAAGGGATTGATGCTCTTCAAGTTAAGGAGGTTGATCTTGGCATGAAAGAGGTTTATTGTCCTATACATTTCTCTAACTCTTTATCAGTGGCTTGTTGA
- the LOC18784998 gene encoding 21 kDa protein, whose protein sequence is MARASFFLLLLPIFYFVGTANSTATTSDTNFIKSSCSATTYPQVCIQSLSSYATSIQQSPRQLAQAALSVSLTRAQKAKTFVTKLAKFKGLKAREYGAVKDCLEEMGDTVDRLSKSVQELKNMGKSKGQDFVWHMSNVETWVSAALTDDNTCLDGFSGKALDGKIKASIRAQVLNVAQCTSNALALCNRFASKH, encoded by the coding sequence ATGGCTAGagcctctttttttttgctgcTACTTCCCATTTTCTACTTTGTTGGCACAGCCAACTCTACAGCCACAACAAGTGatacaaatttcataaagaGCTCGTGCAGCGCCACCACCTACCCACAAGTCTGCATCCAATCCCTCTCTTCCTACGCCACTTCAATCCAGCAAAGCCCTCGGCAGCTGGCCCAGGCTGCCCTGTCCGTGAGCCTAACCAGGGCTCAAAAGGCCAAGACATTTGTGACCAAGTTGGCCAAATTTAAGGGGCTGAAGGCTAGGGAGTACGGAGCTGTCAAGGACTGCTTGGAGGAGATGGGTGATACCGTGGACAGGCTCAGCAAATCAGTCCAGGAGCTAAAGAACATGGGCAAATCCAAGGGCCAGGATTTCGTGTGGCACATGAGCAATGTGGAGACTTGGGTTAGTGCTGCTTTGACTGATGACAATACTTGCCTTGATGGGTTCTCTGGCAAGGCCTTGGATGGCAAAATCAAGGCCTCAATCAGAGCTCAGGTGCTTAATGTTGCACAGTGCACTAGCAATGCTTTGGCCTTGTGCAACAGGTTTGCCTCCAAGCACTGA